From the Caballeronia sp. NK8 genome, one window contains:
- a CDS encoding helix-turn-helix domain-containing protein, which produces MQLSKAFGLAVVAERKLRKITQAQLAEIAGLHPTVLSAVETALRPPKFDTLERISDALEVPLSRLFKLAEETRERHPEL; this is translated from the coding sequence ATGCAGTTGAGCAAGGCTTTCGGCCTAGCGGTTGTCGCGGAACGAAAATTACGGAAAATCACGCAAGCGCAACTTGCGGAGATAGCAGGCCTTCATCCGACCGTTCTGAGCGCCGTTGAAACCGCTTTGAGACCGCCAAAATTCGACACGCTGGAGCGCATTTCTGATGCTCTCGAGGTGCCGCTTTCGCGGCTTTTTAAGCTCGCGGAGGAAACGCGGGAGCGGCACCCAGAGTTGTAG
- a CDS encoding metallophosphoesterase — protein MRIQIASALHLELLSDSFPGETLIRPAHEADVLVLAGDIAHGSGVVGLFGRWPVPVLFVAGNHEFYHGRIEATLDSIRTKAAGTSVRFLEREVADFGGTRFLGCTLWTDYLLNGAELQTTAMKEAARFIRDHRVIRMNSGDRFLPEDALENHRKSRAWLQEQLATPYDGTTIVVTHHAPHANSVHPRHLRSLLGGQGDNLNAAFASDVTELLEQADLWIHGHVQDSFRYQINGCHVVANPAGYVRGRFKLSNVAGLKFENPDFELACVVDTADLSRLSSG, from the coding sequence ATGCGAATCCAGATTGCTTCCGCCCTACATCTCGAATTGCTTTCAGACTCTTTTCCCGGCGAGACACTCATTCGACCCGCCCATGAAGCTGACGTCCTCGTGCTTGCAGGCGATATCGCTCACGGAAGCGGCGTCGTAGGTTTGTTCGGACGGTGGCCGGTACCTGTCCTCTTCGTTGCCGGCAATCACGAGTTCTATCACGGCCGCATCGAGGCTACGCTGGACAGCATCCGTACTAAGGCGGCCGGGACCTCCGTGCGCTTTCTTGAAAGAGAAGTTGCCGACTTTGGCGGCACGAGATTTTTGGGCTGCACCCTATGGACTGACTATTTGCTGAACGGCGCGGAGTTGCAAACAACGGCGATGAAGGAAGCTGCTCGATTCATTCGAGACCATCGAGTCATCCGGATGAACTCGGGCGACCGCTTTCTGCCCGAGGATGCACTCGAGAATCACCGTAAATCACGTGCTTGGCTGCAAGAGCAACTCGCTACGCCATACGACGGCACAACGATTGTTGTCACTCATCACGCGCCACATGCGAACTCCGTCCACCCGCGGCATCTGAGGTCTTTGCTTGGTGGCCAAGGCGACAATCTAAACGCGGCGTTCGCAAGTGATGTGACCGAGCTTCTCGAGCAAGCTGACCTTTGGATTCACGGCCACGTTCAAGATAGCTTCCGCTATCAGATTAACGGTTGCCACGTCGTCGCAAATCCGGCTGGCTATGTGAGAGGCCGATTTAAGCTCTCAAATGTTGCGGGCTTGAAGTTTGAGAATCCGGACTTCGAGTTAGCATGTGTCGTCGACACAGCCGACCTCAGTCGGCTCAGCAGCGGTTGA
- a CDS encoding HAD domain-containing protein — MSGPSFEIPPPRQLGGQVLYCDYDAVLHPQSVYVKRRVGPFLSNAPGHRLFEHVALLEEVLTPYPHVRIVLSTSWVRRYRGSIARVTKQFTPSLRARVIGATYHSRMDDTSFAGAARGMQVWSDVLRRRPSAWLAIDDDDQGWPAWCHDRLVKTDLMLGISEPGVLAELQSKLRSTFGRKA, encoded by the coding sequence ATGTCAGGCCCTTCTTTCGAAATTCCGCCGCCGCGGCAGCTCGGTGGACAAGTGCTCTATTGCGACTACGATGCAGTTTTGCATCCGCAGTCCGTCTACGTGAAGCGGCGGGTCGGGCCTTTTCTATCGAATGCGCCAGGCCATCGGCTATTCGAGCACGTGGCGTTGCTCGAGGAGGTTCTGACTCCGTATCCCCACGTGCGCATCGTGTTGTCGACGTCTTGGGTTCGTCGATATCGAGGAAGCATCGCCCGAGTGACCAAGCAGTTCACACCTAGCTTACGGGCGAGAGTCATCGGTGCGACTTATCACAGTCGGATGGACGATACTTCATTTGCAGGCGCGGCTCGAGGCATGCAAGTTTGGAGCGATGTCCTTCGACGCCGGCCTAGTGCGTGGCTCGCAATTGATGACGACGACCAGGGGTGGCCAGCCTGGTGTCATGACAGGCTGGTGAAAACGGACTTAATGCTCGGAATTAGTGAACCCGGGGTGCTCGCAGAGCTTCAATCAAAGCTCCGGTCGACCTTTGGACGGAAGGCATGA
- a CDS encoding helix-turn-helix domain-containing protein produces the protein MSAPLFSQRLVTAPQLGQPLRTQRESRKLTQSQIAQRVACSQNRVSWLEKHPEDLSFRQLLSWCAALGLELHLQLPDPAESKSISEW, from the coding sequence ATGTCTGCCCCTCTCTTCTCTCAGCGTCTCGTGACTGCACCGCAACTCGGCCAGCCCCTCCGTACTCAACGCGAATCGCGAAAGCTAACACAGTCACAAATCGCGCAGCGCGTAGCCTGTAGTCAAAACCGCGTCTCGTGGCTGGAAAAGCATCCAGAGGACCTGAGCTTCAGGCAGCTTCTGAGTTGGTGCGCAGCTCTCGGCCTTGAGTTGCACCTGCAGTTGCCGGACCCGGCCGAGTCGAAGAGCATATCCGAATGGTAA
- a CDS encoding DUF6088 family protein, producing the protein MVRASSSTRTRKSTVEQRVLRSLRRRSDVVVLRSDLMKLGGKSQLTRVLAKLVTSRTLIRVGHGIYCKTRQNRFTGRLAPAAPFETIAAEAFRRLGVAVSPGMLALEYNSGRSTQVPIQPIVSTGKRRISRRIEVGSKRVIYEKRALRARKHAGG; encoded by the coding sequence ATGGTAAGGGCAAGTTCCTCCACTCGCACACGCAAGTCTACGGTGGAGCAGCGAGTGTTGCGTTCACTTCGCCGGCGTTCCGACGTCGTGGTTCTCCGCTCAGACCTCATGAAGCTTGGAGGAAAATCGCAACTTACTCGCGTACTAGCGAAGCTCGTCACCTCTCGCACGCTCATTCGGGTCGGCCATGGCATTTACTGCAAGACGCGGCAAAATCGATTCACCGGTCGGCTTGCGCCCGCGGCCCCCTTTGAGACCATTGCTGCCGAAGCTTTTCGGCGCTTGGGTGTCGCGGTCAGCCCGGGCATGCTGGCTCTGGAGTACAACTCTGGTCGGTCCACGCAAGTTCCCATACAGCCAATCGTCAGCACTGGAAAGCGGCGCATTAGCCGGCGCATCGAAGTCGGAAGCAAAAGGGTGATATATGAGAAGCGCGCCCTCAGAGCGCGAAAGCACGCGGGTGGCTAA
- a CDS encoding P-loop NTPase fold protein translates to MRHDEALKALLRYLQDKKRYPVVGLKGHWGSGKTYLWKAAEQALHSSAPMAEVSRGEVAQKAFDSPPRVPALYCSLFGLGSIEEIRSKLLTSHLRTAAPRAAVVHEQWGKLKDKLGLLWNAGGGIGKAAGGAVDLVTSAASERYMDIVLQDRLVVLDDLERRSMSLSIIEILGFIESLKAENCQVLVIFNEEKIPDEESRKALASFREKVFDVEIRLATEPVEVFCIAAKAYNGSDLEPFSLREDFLEARITNIRIAKRAIDIFADVDRIAAAVGDGNDWWTVRPIYARAVATATNLFYEGEADGPALKELLQAMRAEHPAVSDARVLRYFPNAEYEFVEAVAQHLETGALPEAAYRNAIMLAVSRVGRRIADETVRAWIRSCSDPTTKTYDLTLEITKIHLQIPLLSPEVLSDFVCAARTVTDKQNVLEALAMARPFVELPPGVDAAAKGECDERQLWCAIGAFLKVDTWHEDNDTRSPFDPLWVFYVSDNLTQYEILVIFMTASVDAYFHLLMAPSEGEPNFPTMLVFLKKWADERVGAGATNLGRALVRVRALGTRRAQLIEEYLSASDAREVIASITDGQLGAAQSLDEGSQRGPSAELRSP, encoded by the coding sequence ATGAGGCACGACGAAGCCTTGAAGGCGCTCCTTAGGTACTTACAGGACAAAAAAAGATATCCCGTGGTCGGACTGAAGGGTCACTGGGGCAGTGGAAAGACCTATCTCTGGAAGGCGGCCGAACAGGCTCTGCATTCGAGTGCTCCGATGGCAGAAGTTTCGAGGGGAGAGGTTGCTCAAAAAGCTTTCGACTCGCCACCTCGGGTTCCGGCCTTGTACTGCTCGCTTTTCGGCCTTGGCAGCATCGAGGAAATTCGCAGCAAGTTATTGACATCGCATCTACGCACTGCAGCACCTCGCGCTGCGGTGGTGCATGAGCAGTGGGGCAAGCTCAAGGACAAGCTCGGCCTCCTGTGGAACGCTGGCGGAGGCATCGGGAAGGCCGCTGGCGGTGCGGTGGACCTCGTGACGAGCGCCGCATCGGAAAGATACATGGACATTGTGCTCCAGGACAGGCTTGTGGTGCTTGACGACCTTGAGCGCAGAAGCATGTCACTAAGCATCATCGAAATCCTTGGATTTATCGAGTCGCTCAAAGCAGAAAACTGTCAAGTGCTAGTCATCTTCAACGAGGAGAAAATTCCCGATGAAGAATCTCGAAAGGCGCTTGCGTCGTTTCGCGAGAAGGTTTTCGACGTTGAAATTAGGTTGGCGACAGAGCCAGTAGAAGTTTTCTGTATCGCGGCCAAAGCTTACAACGGCTCGGATTTGGAGCCGTTTTCTCTCAGAGAAGATTTTCTTGAGGCGAGAATCACGAATATCAGAATCGCAAAGCGCGCAATCGATATCTTCGCCGATGTAGACCGAATTGCTGCAGCCGTGGGCGACGGCAACGATTGGTGGACCGTTAGGCCAATCTACGCGCGCGCAGTGGCGACCGCGACAAACTTGTTTTATGAAGGAGAGGCGGACGGCCCGGCGCTGAAGGAATTGCTGCAGGCCATGCGCGCTGAGCATCCGGCGGTTTCTGACGCCCGAGTTCTAAGGTACTTCCCCAATGCCGAATATGAATTTGTGGAAGCAGTCGCGCAGCACTTAGAAACGGGTGCGTTGCCCGAGGCGGCCTATCGGAACGCCATCATGCTGGCCGTTTCCCGCGTAGGTCGGCGAATCGCTGACGAGACAGTCCGCGCCTGGATACGCTCGTGCTCGGACCCGACCACGAAAACGTACGACCTCACGCTCGAAATTACCAAGATACACCTACAAATTCCGTTGTTGAGTCCGGAAGTCCTTTCTGATTTCGTCTGCGCAGCCCGCACGGTAACAGATAAGCAGAATGTGCTCGAAGCACTTGCGATGGCTAGGCCCTTTGTCGAACTTCCGCCCGGCGTCGACGCCGCCGCGAAAGGAGAATGCGACGAACGTCAATTGTGGTGCGCAATCGGCGCTTTTCTGAAGGTCGATACATGGCACGAAGACAACGACACCCGTTCGCCCTTCGACCCGCTCTGGGTGTTTTATGTGAGCGACAATCTCACGCAGTATGAGATTCTTGTCATCTTCATGACGGCTAGTGTCGATGCTTACTTCCATTTACTCATGGCCCCGAGCGAAGGAGAGCCAAATTTTCCAACGATGTTGGTGTTTTTGAAGAAATGGGCAGACGAGCGGGTCGGAGCGGGCGCAACTAACCTCGGGCGCGCTCTGGTGCGCGTGCGAGCACTGGGCACCCGACGCGCCCAACTCATCGAGGAATATCTGTCCGCAAGCGACGCGCGGGAGGTCATTGCTTCCATCACCGACGGTCAGCTAGGAGCAGCGCAAAGTTTGGACGAAGGTTCTCAGCGAGGACCCAGCGCGGAACTCCGCTCGCCTTGA
- a CDS encoding HU family DNA-binding protein translates to MATKTAKSAAKKAATKTATKKAAAPAKKVATAGATLKPVKDQFTKASLTTYVAEQAGVEPKQVKAVLAALEDTILGSVHKKGLGEFTLSGLLKINVQKVEAKKRRFGKDPFTGQDRWFDAKPASVKLKVRALKKLKDAAV, encoded by the coding sequence ATGGCAACGAAGACGGCGAAATCTGCAGCCAAGAAGGCTGCAACCAAGACCGCAACGAAAAAGGCAGCAGCGCCGGCGAAGAAGGTAGCAACTGCCGGTGCAACGCTCAAGCCGGTGAAAGACCAGTTCACTAAGGCATCGCTGACCACGTATGTCGCAGAACAGGCAGGCGTCGAACCGAAGCAGGTGAAGGCAGTGCTGGCAGCTCTTGAAGACACGATTCTGGGCTCTGTTCATAAGAAGGGCCTCGGTGAATTCACGCTGTCGGGCCTGCTGAAAATCAACGTGCAGAAAGTGGAAGCAAAGAAGCGGCGTTTCGGCAAAGACCCGTTCACGGGTCAGGATAGGTGGTTTGATGCCAAGCCGGCCTCGGTCAAGCTGAAAGTGCGTGCGCTTAAGAAACTGAAGGACGCGGCGGTGTAA
- a CDS encoding SOS response-associated peptidase family protein, which produces MCYSAQIQADYRKYVKTFGAHMDIEEFARLYFERAEGSRAKIPKAVDDSFRDPQTDEERQIKASIDRFNAEQTTKLEQELFKQRTRLADAERALQTKVTKAATESKRIAADKIDTSLRRLEDINRTEAKPRDSRIFPGTYAPVLVMENGKYVVKPMRYQCRIAGKPANYDVKYPGTYNARRDNLEGFWKPCFGYTHGVILVDVFYENVSKAKMEGTLLETHEKDENVVLEFRPNNGQLMHVACLWSRWTAPGQPDLLSFAAITDEPPPEVEAAGHDRCIVPIKTENIDAWLDPEASDLKAMYAILDDRDRPYYEHRLAA; this is translated from the coding sequence ATGTGTTATTCGGCCCAAATTCAAGCGGACTATCGCAAGTACGTGAAGACCTTCGGCGCGCACATGGACATCGAAGAATTTGCGCGACTCTACTTCGAACGAGCCGAGGGCAGCAGAGCAAAGATTCCGAAGGCGGTCGACGACAGTTTTCGCGACCCGCAAACAGATGAAGAGCGACAAATCAAAGCGTCTATCGACCGGTTCAACGCGGAGCAAACGACCAAGCTTGAGCAGGAGCTTTTCAAACAACGGACTCGCCTCGCGGACGCTGAGCGAGCGCTGCAGACCAAGGTGACCAAGGCCGCAACGGAGAGTAAGCGCATCGCGGCAGACAAAATTGACACGTCGCTGCGCCGCCTCGAGGACATCAACCGAACCGAGGCGAAGCCACGCGACTCACGAATTTTTCCTGGAACCTACGCACCTGTGCTTGTCATGGAGAACGGCAAGTACGTGGTCAAGCCGATGCGTTACCAGTGCCGAATTGCTGGCAAACCGGCGAACTACGACGTGAAGTATCCAGGCACCTACAACGCACGACGCGACAACCTCGAAGGATTCTGGAAGCCGTGTTTCGGCTACACGCATGGCGTGATACTTGTTGATGTCTTCTACGAGAACGTCAGCAAAGCAAAGATGGAAGGCACGTTGCTGGAGACTCATGAGAAAGACGAGAATGTCGTCCTCGAGTTTCGTCCGAACAACGGCCAACTGATGCACGTTGCTTGCCTATGGTCGAGATGGACCGCGCCAGGGCAACCCGACCTGCTATCGTTCGCTGCCATCACTGATGAGCCGCCGCCAGAAGTCGAGGCTGCCGGCCACGACAGGTGCATTGTGCCAATCAAGACTGAAAACATCGACGCGTGGTTGGACCCAGAAGCTTCGGATTTGAAGGCAATGTATGCGATTCTTGATGATAGAGACAGGCCGTACTATGAGCACCGGCTTGCAGCGTAA
- the imuA gene encoding translesion DNA synthesis-associated protein ImuA, whose amino-acid sequence MAALPQHIESIHPSLWRGSQLARAYGKTVDTGYAALSAELPGGGWPLGALVELLVQQPGIGEMRLLRPALSELSARPVVLLQAPHVPNALAFSFLGLPMNKLMRLRAPKTADALWCAERVLQAKTCGALIFWQQHIRVEALRRLHLAAQATETLLVLIRPLASAQDASPATLRLGVRPADGGLVVDVVKRRGPTRTETLSVALQPSPILLSPYGRVRRHLPAPAFAGGVPSAVVTAD is encoded by the coding sequence ATGGCTGCCTTGCCCCAACACATCGAGTCGATTCATCCGAGCCTCTGGCGCGGGTCTCAGCTCGCCCGTGCGTACGGCAAGACGGTCGATACGGGGTATGCGGCTTTAAGCGCCGAGCTGCCTGGCGGCGGCTGGCCACTTGGAGCGTTGGTGGAGTTGCTCGTCCAGCAGCCAGGGATAGGCGAGATGCGGTTGTTGAGGCCAGCGCTCTCCGAATTGAGCGCACGACCAGTGGTGCTTTTGCAGGCACCGCACGTTCCTAACGCCTTGGCGTTTTCGTTTCTCGGGCTGCCGATGAACAAGCTGATGAGACTGCGAGCGCCGAAGACGGCGGACGCGCTCTGGTGCGCCGAGCGCGTGCTTCAGGCCAAAACCTGCGGCGCCCTCATTTTCTGGCAGCAGCACATCCGGGTCGAGGCACTGCGACGGCTTCACCTCGCAGCGCAGGCGACGGAAACCTTGCTGGTGTTAATCAGGCCGCTGGCCAGCGCTCAAGACGCATCGCCGGCGACGCTCCGATTGGGAGTCAGACCGGCTGACGGCGGCCTCGTCGTCGATGTTGTAAAGCGACGAGGCCCGACACGAACCGAAACATTGTCCGTCGCCCTGCAACCGTCACCGATTCTGCTCAGCCCTTATGGCCGTGTTCGTCGCCATCTTCCTGCCCCGGCTTTCGCTGGAGGTGTTCCGTCCGCGGTGGTCACCGCCGACTGA
- a CDS encoding DNA polymerase Y family protein — MAVFVAIFLPRLSLEVFRPRWSPPTEHGCVVLERDKVIVMDAVAREAGVLPGMKRGGVTTLSPDAAVYDRSVEREREMQREVAFGLLRFSPQVAVCDEETIVVDVTASLRLFGGIRSICSQLRNVVKSIGVTARMSVAPTGQGAWLLAKRGRCRVLKMRSLERNLDALPFMVVQEVRAYADWFQGLGCRALSDIRRLPRAGLKKRCGVDLLDSLDRAYGLSPELYQWLDVPPTFSARTELPDRVEHAEAVLFSARRLIVQLCGWLSAQQLALTHATVSLEHERGRQAVEPTILEIALAEPTWHEEHLMRLLKERLGRTELPAAVLAVRLTASKVEPAEPPSDSLFPDPGGSTEDHNRLIELLVARLGAENVLRPAPTSDHRPEHANRWVSVQDEAKPTIPPVGLPRPTWLLDEPVRLMVKNHRPFYGSPLKLVSTGERIEAGWHDRELVTRDYYVAEAADKSCYWIYRERPSVTSDETRWFLHGLFG; from the coding sequence ATGGCCGTGTTCGTCGCCATCTTCCTGCCCCGGCTTTCGCTGGAGGTGTTCCGTCCGCGGTGGTCACCGCCGACTGAGCACGGGTGCGTCGTGCTGGAGCGCGACAAGGTGATTGTGATGGACGCAGTAGCGCGAGAAGCTGGGGTGCTCCCAGGAATGAAGCGAGGCGGAGTGACCACGCTCTCGCCTGACGCGGCGGTCTACGACAGAAGTGTAGAACGCGAGCGGGAGATGCAGCGCGAAGTCGCTTTCGGCTTATTGCGCTTCTCGCCGCAGGTTGCCGTTTGCGACGAAGAAACTATCGTAGTGGACGTGACGGCGAGCCTGCGTCTGTTTGGCGGCATCCGCAGTATCTGTTCGCAGTTGCGAAACGTTGTGAAGTCGATAGGCGTGACAGCACGCATGAGCGTCGCACCAACCGGGCAAGGCGCATGGCTGCTCGCGAAGCGAGGCCGATGTCGCGTGCTCAAGATGCGCTCGCTCGAGCGAAATCTCGATGCGCTTCCGTTCATGGTCGTGCAAGAGGTTCGCGCCTACGCGGATTGGTTTCAAGGTCTCGGCTGCCGAGCGCTAAGTGACATCCGGCGCCTTCCGCGCGCTGGACTGAAGAAGAGGTGCGGTGTGGATTTGCTCGACTCTCTCGACCGCGCCTACGGTCTTTCGCCAGAGCTGTATCAGTGGCTCGATGTGCCTCCAACCTTCAGCGCCCGAACCGAACTGCCCGACCGCGTCGAACACGCCGAAGCCGTGCTTTTCTCCGCGCGACGCCTCATCGTGCAGCTGTGCGGTTGGTTGAGCGCGCAGCAACTCGCGCTGACACACGCCACTGTATCCCTCGAGCACGAACGCGGCCGACAAGCCGTCGAGCCCACCATTCTTGAAATCGCTCTTGCAGAGCCGACCTGGCATGAAGAGCACCTCATGCGCTTGCTCAAGGAGCGGCTCGGGCGCACTGAACTGCCGGCTGCTGTGCTTGCCGTTCGACTGACGGCCTCCAAAGTAGAGCCGGCCGAGCCGCCGAGCGACTCGCTGTTTCCTGACCCTGGTGGGTCTACCGAAGACCACAACCGCCTCATCGAACTCCTCGTTGCGAGACTCGGTGCCGAGAACGTGTTGCGGCCGGCGCCGACCTCCGACCACAGGCCGGAACACGCAAATCGTTGGGTCTCGGTTCAGGACGAGGCGAAGCCGACCATACCGCCGGTAGGACTGCCGCGTCCGACCTGGTTGCTCGATGAGCCCGTTCGCCTCATGGTGAAGAACCATCGCCCGTTCTATGGCTCGCCGCTCAAGCTCGTTTCAACTGGCGAGCGCATTGAAGCAGGATGGCACGACCGCGAACTGGTTACCCGCGACTATTACGTCGCCGAAGCGGCCGACAAGAGTTGCTATTGGATTTACCGCGAGCGACCGAGCGTGACGTCGGACGAAACGCGCTGGTTCCTCCACGGCCTGTTTGGGTAA